A region from the Spirochaeta thermophila DSM 6192 genome encodes:
- a CDS encoding translocation/assembly module TamB domain-containing protein, with translation MKIKHVELRDPQERFVVYVGEGVLTYSALALLRGDVSSLVKKIELTDVHVFWNAGETPPTEDAASSHSRLTSSLSLQRVLSSLPSEVLIRRGTFQMVLPDQSRIMGRDLRVDIAPGNDGSARYSLSASLFLDVSHETAAYYEGVLPERTFFVPIRARGTFSPDIPSMEMELSCSLQGTRMELSTQRFLLSIKNDAISFQNLQASVPYDLLGEYEWSSSTLNVMVLTEDFQPSSQLRGSLLESMPANLKFFLEATYSTHLQISYHLPSRTLRYTGSGSASFLSKDLHSIAFSLDGENSRIHLDYLTAFTRYGRASMEGLVDIHPFSFQGRLHISEARPPGMSSFERMSGRFNVNISGSKEAIKGYAFSGDASWGGFELSRAELSFEGDIVRQEYALNVLLLPRKGEGYVYGETHLFPTSGPSSLRGQGLLLFRDLSLSDLTLALSGSQRRWHPLIPEQATIRGALEFDFDASRYRVSSMEDIVLSISEEADASLSLSLTPDQLSLSSSGTLYTVPFQGTFSLMLRDTQRFSGELLVENILYRFSGILRENRFSLSGDNLTFLLEEKEGRWVFRGKTRTLPLPMMPGQSPPQVSVDLSGEFHTAEEWWIYVPYLRVTDLFLLPSVRGNLSGRIAIDPSGIEAFDLSYGDSYSNLEGSMSLVLPEGLEGLLSRRRLAGEIVLQSKTSRERYGLQADISSSRIDLTVHAREAPLGRWTREKARGRLTATVNLEGPWNDPDLEGTVTLIEGSINGIPLAANGSFEKRSSTMSISLSELLLAQHRLSGFHLTYDLSSGTFRGETDLSLAVGRTTQSTPVSLYGTVEQRYEDLSLFLHSLPSLSCTGSLVLHKVSLVEGQPVWRFLFAYTRAGVTLRGGPSNAASLAFSFEEGTLDASFSSPLPLQGSIKGTIREEHLSLTLAFSRIDVKSFQPLFDLGVVRIREGILTGEVSLEGDPRDPTLTGNLEGRDLRGVFFLVPEEISSERLELEFQGEGFQILPSRITAGDATVILSGAFTREAWSLPFFQISIATLSPNRLHILYDFGTLQVDGYAAGFVTIEQTPQYLSIAGDILAESTVVTLAQRRTEAPGKGEPVPLEIDLRIQSGPDVQFVWPTRTLPILRLYADTGERLRYTAHGGEGSFSLEGNIGLRGGEVFYFERSFYVREGSILFQENQDKFDPRITVRAEMRDFYKGDPIRIYLVSYNTPLSQFSPRFESDPPLPPEDLNIVLGQRFNEEFAEGFLSPVSLVGLTTDLVSQFALMREFETSVKKTFGLDVFSVRTHLFQNVLESALQSPEYPLDRQSPSLGKYLDNTTILVGKYLGSDVFLESLFQIAAENPLASEVRSFGGFEVNVEVTVEWDTPFFLLSWKFAPEHPEELFIPDQTISLKWRFTY, from the coding sequence GTGAAAATCAAACATGTGGAATTGAGAGACCCCCAAGAGAGGTTCGTCGTATACGTGGGAGAGGGGGTACTCACCTATAGTGCGCTCGCCCTGCTCAGAGGGGACGTCTCCTCCCTGGTGAAGAAAATCGAGCTCACCGATGTCCATGTGTTCTGGAATGCAGGCGAAACACCTCCCACGGAGGATGCTGCCTCGTCTCATTCCAGGCTCACCTCTTCTCTTTCCCTCCAACGAGTACTCTCTTCACTACCTTCCGAGGTCCTCATCCGTCGTGGGACCTTTCAGATGGTACTCCCTGACCAGTCTCGTATCATGGGTCGGGACCTTCGTGTCGACATCGCTCCCGGCAACGATGGATCCGCACGATACTCGCTGAGCGCTTCCCTCTTCTTGGACGTCTCTCATGAGACCGCCGCATACTACGAGGGAGTACTCCCGGAGAGGACCTTCTTCGTACCGATACGGGCGAGGGGCACGTTTTCCCCGGACATACCGAGCATGGAGATGGAGCTTTCCTGCTCGTTGCAGGGAACCAGGATGGAACTCTCCACCCAACGGTTTCTGTTGTCCATAAAAAACGACGCCATCTCCTTCCAGAACCTCCAGGCATCGGTCCCATACGACCTCCTTGGAGAATATGAATGGTCGTCCTCCACACTCAACGTCATGGTGCTCACCGAGGACTTTCAACCGAGCTCCCAACTCAGGGGATCTCTCCTCGAGAGCATGCCCGCGAATCTGAAATTTTTCCTCGAGGCCACGTATTCGACCCACCTTCAAATCTCATATCATCTCCCCTCCCGCACTCTCCGCTATACGGGAAGCGGTTCGGCTTCGTTCCTCTCGAAGGATCTCCATTCGATAGCCTTTTCGCTCGATGGGGAGAATTCCCGGATTCACCTGGATTATCTTACTGCCTTCACCCGATACGGCAGGGCCTCCATGGAAGGACTGGTCGACATCCATCCCTTCTCATTCCAGGGCAGGTTGCACATATCGGAGGCCCGACCTCCGGGGATGTCGTCGTTCGAGCGCATGAGCGGACGATTCAATGTGAACATCTCGGGATCGAAGGAGGCGATAAAAGGGTATGCCTTTTCCGGAGACGCGTCATGGGGGGGATTCGAGCTCTCGAGAGCAGAGCTCTCTTTTGAAGGGGATATCGTACGACAGGAATACGCGCTCAACGTGCTCCTCCTCCCCCGGAAAGGTGAGGGGTATGTCTATGGGGAAACCCACCTCTTCCCGACCTCCGGTCCGTCGTCCCTCAGAGGGCAGGGACTCCTCCTCTTCCGCGATCTCTCCTTGTCCGATCTCACCCTCGCCCTCTCCGGATCGCAACGACGGTGGCATCCGCTCATCCCCGAGCAGGCCACCATCAGAGGCGCGCTCGAATTCGATTTCGACGCGTCACGATATCGTGTCTCCAGCATGGAGGACATCGTACTCTCGATCTCTGAGGAGGCGGATGCATCCCTCTCCCTCTCTCTCACCCCCGATCAGCTCTCCCTTTCTTCCTCGGGCACCCTCTATACCGTGCCCTTCCAAGGGACCTTCTCCCTGATGCTTCGGGATACACAGAGATTCTCCGGCGAGTTGTTGGTCGAGAATATCCTCTATCGGTTCTCGGGTATCCTACGGGAGAACAGGTTCTCCCTGTCGGGAGACAATCTGACGTTTCTCCTGGAGGAGAAAGAGGGCAGATGGGTCTTCCGAGGGAAGACGCGAACTCTTCCTCTGCCGATGATGCCCGGTCAGTCCCCTCCGCAGGTGAGTGTCGACCTCTCGGGCGAGTTCCACACCGCAGAGGAGTGGTGGATCTACGTCCCCTATCTGAGGGTGACTGATCTCTTTCTCCTGCCCTCTGTTCGAGGGAATCTGAGCGGCCGCATTGCCATCGATCCATCGGGAATCGAAGCCTTCGATCTTTCCTACGGCGATTCGTACTCCAATCTCGAAGGAAGTATGAGCCTGGTCCTGCCCGAGGGTCTGGAGGGACTCCTCTCCCGCCGACGGTTGGCAGGAGAGATCGTCCTGCAATCGAAGACGAGCAGGGAACGCTACGGCCTTCAGGCAGACATCTCCTCTTCACGTATCGACCTCACCGTGCACGCAAGAGAGGCCCCGCTCGGGAGGTGGACACGGGAGAAGGCACGGGGAAGACTGACCGCCACCGTAAACCTCGAGGGGCCCTGGAACGATCCAGATCTCGAAGGAACGGTCACTTTGATAGAAGGGAGTATCAACGGCATCCCGCTGGCCGCAAACGGATCTTTCGAGAAACGCTCCTCCACCATGAGCATCTCTCTCTCGGAACTCCTCCTCGCGCAGCACCGCCTCAGCGGTTTCCATCTGACCTACGATCTTTCCTCGGGCACCTTCAGAGGGGAAACGGATCTCTCTCTCGCAGTAGGCAGGACGACACAGAGCACTCCGGTGAGTCTGTACGGTACGGTGGAACAGCGGTACGAAGATCTCTCCCTCTTCCTCCACTCTCTTCCTTCACTCTCCTGTACCGGGTCGCTCGTCCTACACAAGGTCTCACTCGTAGAGGGACAACCCGTCTGGAGGTTCCTGTTCGCCTATACGCGTGCGGGTGTCACGCTCAGAGGCGGTCCGTCGAACGCAGCGAGCCTTGCCTTTTCCTTCGAGGAAGGAACACTCGATGCGAGTTTCAGTTCACCCCTTCCTCTGCAGGGGAGTATCAAAGGAACGATCCGTGAAGAGCATCTTTCACTCACCCTGGCATTCTCGCGAATCGACGTGAAATCGTTTCAACCGCTCTTCGATCTGGGCGTGGTGAGGATTCGCGAGGGAATCCTCACCGGTGAGGTTTCCCTCGAGGGAGACCCCCGAGATCCGACCCTCACGGGGAACCTCGAGGGCAGAGACCTCAGGGGTGTGTTCTTCCTCGTACCCGAAGAAATCTCGTCCGAACGTCTGGAGTTGGAGTTCCAGGGAGAAGGATTCCAGATCCTCCCCTCTAGAATCACTGCAGGAGACGCCACCGTGATCCTCTCGGGTGCTTTCACGAGAGAGGCATGGAGTCTCCCGTTCTTCCAGATCTCCATCGCCACCCTTTCCCCCAACAGACTCCACATCCTCTACGATTTCGGAACCCTTCAGGTAGACGGCTATGCGGCAGGGTTCGTGACCATCGAACAGACCCCCCAGTACCTCTCCATCGCTGGAGATATCTTGGCCGAGTCCACGGTGGTGACACTTGCTCAAAGGAGGACTGAGGCCCCGGGAAAAGGGGAACCCGTTCCCCTCGAGATAGATCTCCGAATCCAATCGGGTCCCGATGTGCAGTTCGTGTGGCCCACGAGGACCCTGCCGATCCTCCGACTCTATGCCGATACCGGGGAAAGACTCCGGTACACCGCCCACGGGGGTGAGGGGAGCTTCTCCCTGGAGGGGAATATCGGATTGCGGGGGGGGGAAGTCTTCTACTTCGAACGAAGCTTCTATGTGAGGGAAGGCAGCATCCTCTTTCAGGAAAACCAGGACAAATTCGATCCCCGGATCACCGTTCGAGCCGAGATGAGGGACTTCTACAAGGGAGACCCCATAAGGATTTATCTCGTCTCCTACAACACCCCGCTCTCCCAGTTCTCACCCCGTTTCGAGTCGGATCCTCCGCTTCCTCCTGAGGATCTCAACATCGTACTCGGTCAGCGGTTCAACGAGGAGTTCGCCGAGGGATTCCTCAGTCCGGTCTCCCTCGTAGGACTCACCACCGACCTCGTGAGCCAGTTCGCCCTCATGAGGGAGTTCGAGACCTCGGTGAAGAAGACCTTCGGGCTGGACGTCTTTTCGGTACGGACACACCTCTTCCAGAACGTTCTCGAGAGCGCCCTCCAGTCCCCTGAGTACCCTCTTGACAGGCAATCGCCATCTCTTGGAAAGTATCTCGACAATACCACTATCCTGGTGGGGAAGTATCTTGGCTCCGATGTGTTTCTGGAATCCCTCTTCCAGATTGCAGCGGAGAACCCCCTCGCTTCGGAGGTTCGAAGCTTCGGAGGGTTCGAGGTGAATGTAGAGGTGACGGTTGAATGGGATACTCCGTTCTTCCTCCTCTCCTGGAAGTTCGCTCCCGAGCATCCGGAAGAACTCTTCATCCCCGATCAGACGATTTCTTTGAAGTGGCGATTTACTTATTAG
- the queA gene encoding tRNA preQ1(34) S-adenosylmethionine ribosyltransferase-isomerase QueA: MKLKDFYFDLPEELIAQHPAQRREDARLMVVHRETGRIEHAHVRELPWILPPSCLVFNDTRVRKSRLLATRRDSGGKVEILLLEEVEPSLWKAVVSRARRQRPGVVYELPGGREAEIVGMEEGLRLVRISPPIDEVYLDRHGHVPLPPYIKRSDLPEDEERYQTVFARHPGSAAAPTAGLHFTPALMDELKSRHTVTFLTLHVGLGTFQPVRTENVEEHRMHKERFYIPEETARVIEGAKSQHIPVCAVGTTTTRALESAWEHGRLKRGWQETSLYIYPGYTFRVIDRLFTNFHTPGSSLVLLVSAFLGKDLLLEAYRKAIEHRYRFFSYGDAMLII; the protein is encoded by the coding sequence ATGAAACTCAAAGACTTCTATTTTGATCTTCCTGAAGAGCTCATCGCCCAGCACCCGGCTCAGCGAAGGGAAGATGCCCGCCTCATGGTGGTCCACAGGGAAACGGGACGGATCGAACACGCGCACGTGAGGGAGCTTCCCTGGATACTTCCTCCCTCATGCCTGGTATTCAACGATACCCGGGTGAGAAAGAGTCGCCTCCTGGCCACGAGGAGGGATTCCGGAGGAAAGGTCGAGATCCTCCTCCTCGAGGAAGTCGAGCCCTCTCTGTGGAAGGCGGTGGTTTCACGGGCCAGACGACAACGGCCAGGTGTGGTCTACGAGCTTCCTGGTGGACGGGAAGCGGAAATCGTAGGCATGGAGGAGGGGCTTCGTCTTGTCCGCATCTCTCCCCCCATCGACGAGGTCTATCTCGATCGACATGGCCACGTCCCTCTTCCTCCGTATATCAAACGATCGGACCTCCCTGAGGATGAGGAACGATACCAGACGGTCTTCGCCCGGCACCCGGGATCAGCGGCCGCCCCCACTGCGGGACTCCACTTCACCCCTGCTTTGATGGATGAATTGAAATCGCGTCACACCGTAACCTTCCTCACCCTCCACGTGGGACTGGGTACCTTCCAGCCCGTGAGGACCGAAAACGTGGAGGAGCACAGAATGCATAAGGAGAGGTTCTATATCCCAGAAGAAACCGCACGGGTCATAGAGGGCGCAAAGAGCCAGCACATCCCTGTGTGCGCAGTGGGGACGACAACGACAAGAGCGCTCGAGTCCGCCTGGGAGCATGGGAGACTCAAGCGTGGATGGCAAGAAACCTCGCTCTACATCTATCCAGGGTATACTTTCAGAGTGATCGACCGACTCTTCACCAATTTCCACACCCCTGGCTCTTCCCTGGTCCTTCTGGTCTCTGCCTTCCTTGGCAAGGACCTCCTTCTTGAAGCCTACAGGAAGGCGATAGAGCACCGCTATCGATTCTTTTCCTATGGCGACGCCATGCTCATCATCTAG
- the ruvB gene encoding Holliday junction branch migration DNA helicase RuvB: protein MDHTLSPLKREEDAQEERLRPLSLSEFQGKEEIKENLRVFIHAARQRGEALDHVFLSGPPGLGKTTLGSIIAHELGVELRITSAPALEKPKDLAGILTTLSPRSVLFIDEIHRLKPAIEEMLYVAMEDYVIDWIIGQGPSARTVRIPVPPFTLVGATTKAGKLATPLVSRFGITFHFNLYEKEDIIKVLRRSARILGLQVEEPAFDLLSSCSRGTPRIANRMLRRARDFAEVYGKGVITPQIVRLTMDRLGIDEAGLEAHDRRILDTIITKFDGGPVGAESLAIALGESVDTLEDFYEPYLIQCGFLQRTPRGRIVTPRGYDHLNIQPRGKDSDDETQRLLF, encoded by the coding sequence ATGGACCACACCCTCTCACCGTTGAAACGGGAGGAGGATGCGCAGGAGGAGCGTCTCCGTCCTCTCTCTCTTTCGGAGTTCCAGGGCAAAGAGGAGATCAAGGAGAACCTCAGGGTCTTCATCCATGCCGCCAGACAACGTGGGGAAGCTCTCGATCACGTCTTCCTCAGTGGGCCGCCCGGTCTTGGGAAGACCACCCTTGGGAGCATCATCGCCCACGAGTTGGGGGTCGAACTCAGGATCACGTCCGCCCCTGCTCTCGAGAAACCCAAGGATCTGGCAGGGATACTCACCACTCTCAGTCCCCGAAGCGTGCTCTTCATCGACGAGATACACAGGCTCAAACCGGCCATTGAAGAGATGCTCTATGTAGCGATGGAGGATTATGTCATCGACTGGATCATAGGCCAAGGTCCTTCGGCCCGGACCGTGAGGATACCCGTGCCCCCGTTCACCCTCGTGGGGGCCACGACCAAGGCCGGGAAACTGGCGACGCCCCTTGTCTCACGATTCGGCATAACATTTCACTTCAACTTGTATGAAAAAGAGGACATAATCAAGGTTCTCCGCCGCTCCGCCCGTATCCTCGGGCTGCAGGTGGAAGAACCCGCATTCGATCTCCTTTCTTCGTGTTCCCGTGGCACCCCTCGGATCGCCAATAGGATGCTCCGGAGGGCGCGGGACTTCGCAGAGGTCTACGGGAAAGGCGTGATCACCCCTCAGATCGTACGACTCACCATGGATCGCCTGGGCATCGATGAGGCCGGTCTCGAGGCACACGACAGGCGCATACTCGACACCATCATCACGAAGTTCGACGGAGGCCCGGTAGGTGCGGAATCCCTCGCCATCGCCCTTGGAGAGAGTGTAGATACTCTCGAGGACTTCTATGAGCCCTACTTGATTCAGTGCGGTTTCCTCCAGAGGACCCCTCGTGGACGCATAGTCACGCCTCGAGGATATGACCATCTCAACATCCAGCCCAGAGGAAAAGACAGCGACGATGAAACTCAAAGACTTCTATTTTGA
- the ruvA gene encoding Holliday junction branch migration protein RuvA, which yields MLYSLSGVYRGIEGEKVLIETGGLTWEIDVPSSLLSQLPDPGDSLLLHVYLYHREDVLSLIGFASREERRLFLDLLKVQGIGPRQALRIISSVPVPLFREIIQKEDLARLAKTPGIGKKTAQKLLLTLKGSYVRQGTGDTEEAGPHRELVEALVEMGFDRARAERVLPDIIREVSEGEGVEGKEQEILRRAIIRLSE from the coding sequence ATGCTCTATAGTCTGAGTGGTGTCTATAGGGGCATCGAAGGAGAAAAGGTGCTCATCGAAACCGGGGGACTCACCTGGGAGATAGACGTGCCGAGCAGTCTTCTCTCGCAGCTCCCCGACCCCGGGGATTCGCTCCTCCTCCATGTGTACCTCTACCATAGGGAGGACGTCCTTTCCCTGATCGGTTTCGCATCGAGGGAGGAGCGCAGGCTCTTTCTGGATCTCCTCAAGGTACAAGGGATCGGGCCCCGACAGGCGCTGCGGATCATCTCCTCCGTCCCGGTTCCGCTCTTCCGGGAAATCATTCAGAAAGAGGATCTCGCTCGACTGGCGAAGACCCCGGGAATAGGGAAAAAGACGGCTCAGAAACTGCTTCTCACCCTGAAGGGCAGTTACGTGAGACAGGGGACGGGTGACACGGAAGAAGCCGGACCGCATCGAGAACTCGTGGAAGCCTTGGTGGAAATGGGGTTCGACAGAGCGCGCGCCGAGCGCGTACTCCCCGATATCATCCGGGAAGTGTCCGAAGGGGAGGGCGTGGAGGGGAAAGAGCAGGAGATACTGCGAAGAGCGATCATCAGGTTGAGTGAATGA
- the tmk gene encoding dTMP kinase, with translation MSSRKKSSGRTILSRFVVFEGIDGAGTTTQLGKVASSLKGRGHTLWETREPTDGPVGTFIRECLASGLSFPASVYAYLFAADRDLHVFGEDGVMVRVGRGEIVLCDRYLHSSLAYQSDSAHTRELVEDLNRRFPLPEVVIYLDTPVEECLRRLSSRPRKDLFEQREVLMNVASRYREVLRTYEAEGGKVLYVDGTQPPDLIFREILKFLERTLDI, from the coding sequence ATGTCATCTCGTAAAAAAAGCAGCGGCAGGACGATCCTTTCCCGTTTCGTCGTGTTCGAGGGTATAGACGGTGCGGGAACCACGACACAACTCGGCAAGGTGGCTTCCTCCCTGAAGGGACGTGGTCACACCCTGTGGGAGACACGGGAACCGACCGACGGTCCTGTGGGGACTTTCATCCGGGAATGTCTTGCGAGCGGTCTCTCCTTCCCTGCTTCCGTCTATGCGTACCTGTTCGCCGCTGATCGAGATCTTCACGTCTTCGGAGAAGACGGGGTCATGGTTCGGGTGGGACGGGGGGAAATCGTACTCTGCGACAGGTATCTCCACTCCTCGCTCGCCTATCAGAGCGATTCCGCTCACACGAGGGAATTGGTAGAGGATCTCAATCGCAGGTTCCCGCTCCCGGAGGTGGTGATCTATCTGGATACGCCCGTGGAGGAATGTCTCAGACGTCTTTCCTCGAGACCCCGGAAGGATCTTTTCGAGCAACGGGAGGTGCTCATGAACGTGGCTTCCCGATACAGAGAGGTGCTCCGGACATACGAAGCAGAAGGTGGCAAGGTTCTCTATGTGGATGGCACACAGCCGCCGGATCTCATCTTCCGGGAGATCTTGAAGTTTTTGGAAAGAACACTCGATATCTAA
- the ruvC gene encoding crossover junction endodeoxyribonuclease RuvC produces the protein MKRYLGIDPGLATTGYGVIETDGRGHKYIVAGTIRTSSSHTQSARLLKIFRHVQELLLKYAPEAIIMEELFFARNTTSAFYVAQAMGVVSLAAAMEDIPVYTYAPQMVKQAIVGHGRADKAEIQRFLRLLLDLPDTKMSDHASDALAIALCHVHQHGTPFAIQGGEDAL, from the coding sequence ATGAAGCGTTACCTGGGGATCGATCCCGGCCTTGCCACTACCGGCTACGGAGTGATAGAGACCGACGGTCGAGGACATAAATACATCGTCGCCGGTACCATCAGGACGTCCTCCAGCCACACCCAGTCCGCACGGTTGCTGAAGATTTTCCGCCACGTGCAGGAGCTCCTCCTGAAGTATGCGCCCGAGGCCATCATCATGGAGGAGCTTTTCTTCGCCCGTAATACCACCAGCGCCTTCTATGTGGCCCAGGCCATGGGTGTGGTGTCGCTCGCCGCGGCCATGGAGGACATCCCCGTCTATACCTATGCACCCCAGATGGTGAAACAAGCCATCGTAGGCCACGGCAGAGCGGACAAGGCGGAGATCCAACGTTTCCTCAGGCTCCTGCTCGACCTTCCGGACACCAAGATGTCGGATCACGCCTCCGATGCCTTGGCCATCGCACTCTGCCACGTGCACCAGCATGGCACACCCTTCGCCATCCAGGGGGGAGAAGATGCTCTATAG
- the bamA gene encoding outer membrane protein assembly factor BamA, with translation MRVTRRFIILLLSVVISLPLFTQEPPPDWYLGKPIKEFSFSGLSAVSENEIRGILRPYVGKIFTNDLFWEIQSKLYALEYFDEIIPSAQPADENYSAVIIHFEVKEFPSVDRITFEGNQRVRDSELLDTILLKRGDMVTQAKLRADERAIIELYHEKGFPEASVEGVLREGDRGTEVVFVISEGPQIIVRSITFSGNLLYPEKTLRGLMKTKPQGFLVSGVYNEQTFQEDLRKIEDYYAQRGYIDARITHVEKTEEIEGDRHYLHITIYLSEGEQYRFGGITFEGNKIFSTERLRELFSLEEGDIFDRTAFSRDYQKLLDLYYENGYIFNRIDLREEKDSEQHLVSYHVMIEERGRAHIENIILRGNTKTKDFVILRELPIEEGDVFSKTKIVEGLRNLYNLQYFTSIAPETPAGSTEGLMNLVINVEEAPTANIQFGVNFGGSSDFPVAATVAWSDQNFLGYGLDFGVNLTAAPNEQTLGFNYTDRWLFGKRWTGGVSLSISHKDTGKTIPQDTAIDGIIFTGNEDNAVPDNGLYTGQWVDAETGEIVPNPSQEQIDAGDVITDYEYARRNGFNIPEEYLMSYETWAISFGINTGYRFYTPVGRLTPSTYFSTSLTTLDYDASRYRPFDPTTRENRGKWLFVNKWNLGVSLDTRDIFYSPSSGYYLSQQLLFVGGFLGGSRHYIQPTTKMEGYLTLFDIPVAENWNFKWVLAAHTRLTYNLDQFWVPEGATYQATSLDQLYVDGFFVGRGWPREPIGGGRTLWDNWIELRMPLIEQIMWWDFYFDFPAFSVDVTAPWDIPLENYRFGVGGGIRFVIPQFPLRFYIAKRFKVVDDKIEWQEGSLFPDSLGLDFVFTIGYDLY, from the coding sequence ATGAGAGTAACGCGTCGTTTTATCATCCTCCTCCTGTCGGTAGTGATCTCTCTTCCGCTCTTCACTCAAGAACCTCCTCCCGATTGGTATCTCGGCAAACCGATAAAAGAGTTCTCGTTCTCAGGGCTCTCGGCCGTGTCTGAAAACGAGATCCGGGGGATTCTCAGGCCCTATGTGGGGAAGATCTTCACCAACGATTTGTTCTGGGAGATCCAGAGCAAGCTCTACGCCCTGGAATATTTCGATGAAATCATCCCCAGCGCACAACCCGCCGATGAAAACTACTCAGCGGTGATCATCCACTTCGAGGTGAAAGAATTCCCTTCTGTGGATCGGATCACCTTCGAAGGGAATCAGAGGGTCAGGGACTCGGAACTCCTCGACACCATACTCCTGAAACGGGGCGACATGGTCACCCAGGCGAAACTCAGAGCCGACGAGCGTGCCATCATAGAGCTCTATCATGAGAAAGGTTTTCCCGAGGCCTCCGTGGAAGGAGTCCTGCGGGAAGGGGACCGGGGGACCGAGGTGGTCTTCGTGATCTCGGAAGGTCCCCAGATCATCGTGAGGTCCATCACCTTCTCGGGCAACCTGCTTTATCCTGAAAAGACGCTCCGGGGACTCATGAAGACCAAACCACAAGGGTTCCTCGTGAGTGGAGTATACAACGAACAGACATTCCAGGAGGATCTCAGGAAGATCGAAGACTACTACGCCCAACGCGGCTATATCGACGCACGGATCACCCACGTGGAAAAGACCGAGGAGATAGAGGGGGATCGTCACTACCTCCACATCACCATCTATCTCTCGGAAGGGGAACAGTACCGGTTCGGAGGAATCACTTTCGAAGGCAACAAGATCTTTTCCACCGAACGGCTCCGGGAGCTTTTCTCTCTCGAAGAAGGAGATATCTTCGACCGCACCGCCTTCAGCCGGGATTACCAGAAGCTCCTCGACCTTTACTACGAGAACGGCTACATCTTCAACCGGATCGACCTCAGGGAAGAGAAGGACTCCGAACAGCATCTCGTCTCCTACCACGTGATGATAGAGGAACGCGGGCGGGCGCACATAGAGAACATCATCCTCAGGGGAAACACCAAGACCAAGGACTTCGTGATCCTCCGGGAGCTCCCCATAGAAGAAGGGGACGTCTTCAGCAAGACCAAGATCGTAGAAGGTCTGCGCAATCTCTATAATCTCCAATATTTCACCTCCATCGCCCCCGAAACCCCTGCCGGAAGCACCGAGGGGCTCATGAACCTGGTGATCAATGTCGAGGAAGCGCCCACCGCCAATATCCAGTTCGGGGTGAACTTCGGGGGGAGCAGCGATTTCCCTGTAGCGGCGACCGTGGCCTGGAGTGATCAGAACTTCCTGGGCTATGGGCTCGACTTCGGTGTGAACCTGACGGCGGCACCAAATGAACAAACCCTCGGATTCAACTACACTGACAGATGGCTTTTCGGGAAACGGTGGACGGGTGGAGTGAGTTTGAGCATCTCTCACAAGGATACCGGGAAGACAATTCCCCAGGACACTGCTATAGATGGGATAATCTTCACCGGGAATGAGGACAACGCCGTTCCTGACAATGGCCTCTATACAGGGCAATGGGTGGATGCGGAGACTGGAGAGATCGTGCCCAACCCTTCCCAGGAACAGATCGACGCCGGAGACGTGATAACCGATTACGAGTACGCACGGAGAAACGGCTTCAATATACCTGAAGAATATCTCATGAGCTACGAAACATGGGCGATCTCTTTCGGAATCAATACGGGATACCGTTTTTATACACCTGTGGGGAGACTCACTCCCAGTACCTACTTTTCCACTTCACTCACCACTCTCGACTACGATGCGAGCAGATATCGTCCTTTCGACCCCACGACGCGGGAAAACAGAGGGAAGTGGTTGTTTGTCAACAAATGGAACCTCGGAGTCTCTCTCGATACGCGGGATATCTTCTACAGTCCCAGCTCGGGATACTATCTCAGCCAACAGCTCCTCTTCGTGGGAGGGTTCCTGGGGGGAAGCCGTCACTATATCCAGCCTACCACAAAGATGGAAGGGTATCTCACCCTCTTCGACATTCCCGTAGCCGAGAATTGGAACTTCAAGTGGGTGCTCGCCGCTCACACGAGGCTCACGTATAACCTGGACCAGTTCTGGGTTCCTGAAGGTGCCACCTATCAAGCCACTTCTTTGGATCAACTCTATGTCGACGGTTTCTTTGTGGGGAGAGGATGGCCAAGAGAACCCATCGGAGGGGGGAGGACCCTCTGGGACAACTGGATAGAGCTCCGAATGCCCCTTATCGAACAGATCATGTGGTGGGACTTCTATTTCGATTTTCCCGCGTTTTCGGTGGATGTGACGGCTCCTTGGGACATTCCCCTGGAAAACTACCGGTTCGGGGTAGGAGGAGGGATCCGGTTCGTCATCCCTCAGTTCCCTCTCCGGTTCTACATAGCCAAGCGTTTCAAGGTGGTGGACGACAAGATAGAATGGCAGGAGGGGAGTCTGTTCCCCGACTCGCTGGGTCTGGATTTCGTGTTTACCATCGGATATGACCTCTATTAG